The Eleginops maclovinus isolate JMC-PN-2008 ecotype Puerto Natales chromosome 10, JC_Emac_rtc_rv5, whole genome shotgun sequence nucleotide sequence TCAGAGGGTCTTCAGCTGCACCGGGCCTTACTAAGCTCCATCTCTCCTCGGCTcgaaaagagagacagagtgatCGGGCTGCAGGCTGACATCAGAGACCTCGTCAGTCAGATCAATAAGGTAGATTAATACTTTTATTCCACTGTAGCTATGGTTCAtttaggttttccctttctgtaATCATGGACAatttgcacatactgtacatattgtaACACTACTACAGGATATATTTGAAGTAGATTGATATATATTAGAGggtattcaaatgtattgaacaaaatgctgctgtgacaaaagaATTTCCCAActctggataaataaagtatctatctatctaacccCATGCAAATGACTACAAACACTTTATGTTCCTTATTGTGCCTTTCAGATGCGGAAAATGGCCCAAGGAGAGGTTGTGGTGCAACCCTCACCGACCCCCATGGCCTTACGTCTCCCGGGGGAATATGAAGTCCAGGTGGCGGCTCACCTGACCCTGGTGCAGCTGCAGTCCTTCGGGCAGGACGTGGTGCGCTGCCTCAGGGGTCTGGACCGGAGCAATGATGAGGAAACGGAGAGCTGACCAACATTTATACTCTAACTGCTTTTGGTTTCCAAAAAATACGTTTTATCTGCCacgtttattatttattgatgttaaatgattatatatttattttttaaatctatttatatatatttattcactgaatatgttatatttatttagggAATTAATTTATGACAAGGGTccgttttgttttatgtaacaTTCACTGAAAATTAAATCATCTTCAATTTAGTCTtgacaataaataacatgtatttaaatggtTTGAA carries:
- the LOC134871375 gene encoding uncharacterized protein LOC134871375 isoform X2, producing the protein MATIARSAPLRPEMRALVEGAQFQGIVQRSRSLIEKILLSIPGTHTDCIHIETLKLNSSENAQFVTMASTIGILPAPVLRVVSENFTLETSLRHMSEGLQLHRALLSSISPRLEKRDRVIGLQADIRDLVSQINKMRKMAQGEVVVQPSPTPMALRLPGEYEVQVAAHLTLVQLQSFGQDVVRCLRGLDRSNDEETES